TTCCTCCGCATCCCAAGGAGCGGTAACAGACAGGATCTAGGGTCGCTTCGCCCCGCGTATTGCCTATTTGCGCAACGGGAATATACTTTAATTCCATGGAGTTGCTTCGTGGAAAGAACGTCGTGGTGGGAATAACGGGCGGCATTTCCGCCTACAAGTCCTGCGAACTTGTGAGGTCACTCGTTAGAGACGGGGCCGAGGTTCGGTGCGCAATGACCAGAAACGCCGAGCGTTTCATAACCCCCCTAACCCTCCAGACCCTTTCCGGAAACAAGGTCGCCTCCAATCTCTTTGATCTCACTTCAGAATCCGAAATAGGTCACATAAAAATCGCCGACGAGGCCGACGTGGTGGTGGTCGCGCCCGCAAGCGCGTCCTTCATAGGCAAAATCGCATCGGGAATAGCCGACAGCCTGCTCGCAACCGTCATACTTGCGACGAAAGCTCCTGTAATCGTCTGCCCGGCCATGAACTCGAACATGTACTCAAACTCGATAGTTCAGGAAAACATGGAAAAACTGAGGCGGCACGGATTCACCATAGTGGAACCCGACGAGGGAGATCTCGCCTGCGGATGGACCGGGAGGGGAAGGCTTGCCGAAACGGACGTTATAGCCCTTGAGGTCCAGAAGGCGATCACTCCGCAGGACTACGCGGGAGAAAGCATACTGGTAAGCGCCGGAGCGACCAGGGAGCACATAGACCCCGTGAGGTTCATATCCAATCCCTCGACCGGCAAAATGGGCTACTCGATAGCCCGGGCGGGATGGCTTCGCGGAGCCCGGGCGACTCTGGTCTCGGGACACTCTTCCCTTCCAGACCCCCACGGAGTGGAGGTAGTGCGGGTAACGGATTGCAATGATATGTACGAGCGAATCCACGAGCGCTTTGAGCAATCTCATATCGTGATAAAATCGGCAGCCGTAAGCGACTACTCGCCCTGCGAGAAATCGGAGCAGAAGATAAAAAAATCGAAAAAACAGCTTTCGATCCCCCTTAAGAAAACCCGGGACATACTGAAATCCCTCGGGAAGGACAAAAAAGACAGGATCCTGGTGGGATTCGCCGCTGAAACGGAAAACCTCATCAACAACTCCAGAAAAAAGCTTAAGGAAAAAAATCTAGACCTCATAGTAGCAAACGACGTTACGGCTCCGCAGGCGGGCTTCGGGGAAGATACCAACATCGCATGGCTCGTGGACAGGGAAAGAGTCGAGGAACTTCCTCTCATGAACAAGTTTGAACTCGCAAACAGAATCCTCGACAGGATTAAGGAAATAGGGGGAAGATAAGAATATCGGTCTTAAGGACTCTTGTCTCCACCACCCAGACGTAAGGCTAAATCTACTCAATCCTGCTGGAACTGTTCGTAGAAGCACTTCAGGAATCAAAAAGTTCTCTTTCCTGCTGTTGTTGGCTATCTCTCTCGGTCATGAAGTCGTCTGTTAAACGCTCTTCGGACAGAAAAAACGTATCCATGGCATGGTCAACGGGTGACGGCGCTCGGTCGGGACCGACTATCCGTAGGATGACTTCTTTGACGCTATTTGAAAAATGCACCCCATCGGAAAGCATTACGGTTTGAACTCCGTTGTTTTTTTTCTTGAAAACT
Above is a genomic segment from Candidatus Dadabacteria bacterium containing:
- the coaBC gene encoding bifunctional phosphopantothenoylcysteine decarboxylase/phosphopantothenate--cysteine ligase CoaBC, which produces MLRGKNVVVGITGGISAYKSCELVRSLVRDGAEVRCAMTRNAERFITPLTLQTLSGNKVASNLFDLTSESEIGHIKIADEADVVVVAPASASFIGKIASGIADSLLATVILATKAPVIVCPAMNSNMYSNSIVQENMEKLRRHGFTIVEPDEGDLACGWTGRGRLAETDVIALEVQKAITPQDYAGESILVSAGATREHIDPVRFISNPSTGKMGYSIARAGWLRGARATLVSGHSSLPDPHGVEVVRVTDCNDMYERIHERFEQSHIVIKSAAVSDYSPCEKSEQKIKKSKKQLSIPLKKTRDILKSLGKDKKDRILVGFAAETENLINNSRKKLKEKNLDLIVANDVTAPQAGFGEDTNIAWLVDRERVEELPLMNKFELANRILDRIKEIGGR